From a single Pempheris klunzingeri isolate RE-2024b chromosome 2, fPemKlu1.hap1, whole genome shotgun sequence genomic region:
- the LOC139218309 gene encoding G-protein coupled receptor 22 — translation METEGYRDLLETSDGQGVGLLEGGGEVGVEEGWSTPYPLGFQVSLTTVLILELVLGFSSNLTVLVLYCAQSNLVDSVSNLVTVNLHVLDILVCVLCLPLTVAVILLPANESGVSSLATLCCFHEACVTFTSVATAVNVLVISLDRYDISVRPASRLLTPRRAALLLAAVWAVSLAVFFLPFLEGDFFSLRAEDGEEKDPEGQNHDSELTTGLTPIFSSLSPSSLPSTHPSSPSHQLSPVWQNRTLLCVGGQGYYTGLAMYYHLLLQVPCFFIAVAVMLFTYSKILQALNIRIGSHMMRSKRAKDSTCSIRCRRQRKKNLSLSTEIVSSNQNQNLAHPPLIPSPTPTPTSPPPLSSMPQGVSDSGATVTTVSTAATTPIATTPATPASPAPASATTQTHATSPLPASSMGVQASVSAIIALRRAVRRHRDRRERQRRVLKMSLIIISTFLGCWAPLSAVNVLILCLGPSDSLVRLRLCFLAMAYGTTIFHPLLYAFTRQKLRRALKTRVKKRVVSLLQVDPAPSGGTVIHNSWVEGGGQRKARKPRVEASDGTDRCLTEAVRE, via the coding sequence ATGGAAACCGAAGGCTATCGTGACCTCCTGGAGACCAGCGATGGTCAGGGGGTAGGCCtgctggagggagggggagaggtgGGGGTAGAGGAAGGCTGGAGCACACCCTACCCTCTGGGCTTTCAGGTGTCTCTGACCACCGTGCTGATACTGGAGCTGGTACTGGGCTTCAGCAGCAACCTGACCGTGCTTGTGCTCTACTGTGCTCAGTCCAACCTGGTGGATTCAGTCAGCAACCTGGTCACAGTGAACCTCCATGTGCTGGACATATTggtctgtgtgctgtgtctgcCACTGACTGTGGCTGTGATCCTGCTACCAGCTAATGAAAGTGGAGTCAGCAGCTTGGCCACGCTGTGCTGCTTTCATGAAGCCTGTGTCACGTTCACCAGTGTGGCCACGGCAGTCAATGTGCTTGTGATCAGTTTGGACCGATATGACATCTCAGTGCGTCCTGCAAGTCGTCTGCTGACCCCCAGGCGTGCAGCACTGCTCCTGGCAGCTGTGTGGGCTGTGTCTCTGGCCGTCTTCTTCCTGCCCTTCCTTGAGGGGGACTTCTTCTCTTTGAGGGCTGAGGACGGTGAGGAGAAGGACCCAGAAGGGCAGAACCATGACTCTGAGCTCACCACTGGACTGACCCccattttttcctccctctctccttcctctttacCTTCAACTCATCCTTCCTCCCCTTCACACCAACTGTCTCCAGTATGGCAGAACAGGACACTGCTGTGTGTAGGAGGGCAGGGGTATTACACAGGTCTGGCTATGTATTACCACTTATTACTCCAAGTGCCATGCTTCTTCATCGCTGTGGCTGTCATGTTGTTCACCTACTCCAAGATCCTGCAGGCCCTCAACATTCGCATTGGCTCCCACATGATGAGGAGTAAGCGTGCAAAGGACTCCACCTGCAGTATAcgctgcaggaggcagaggaagaagaacctGAGCCTGTCCACAGAGATAGTGTCCTCTAATCAGAACCAGAACCTTGCCCATCCTCCTCTCATTCCCTCTCCCACCCCTACACCAACATCGCCCCCACCACTCTCCTCAATGCCCCAGGGAGTGTCTGACAGCGGAGCAACAGTCACTACTGTCAGTACTGCTGCCACCACCCCCATTGCCACCACACCAGCAACCCCTGCTTCTCCAGCGCCGGCTTCAGCCACCACCCAGACGCACGCCACCTCACCGCTGCCTGCCTCCTCCATGGGTGTACAGGCTTCGGTTTCTGCCATCATCGCCTTGAGACGGGCAGTGCGAAGGCACAGGGACCGTCGAGAACGTCAACGGCGCGTCCTAAAAATGTCCCTAATCATTATTTCCACCTTCCTGGGCTGCTGGGCCCCTCTGTCTGCAGTCAATGTTCTCATCCTGTGTCTGGGTCCCAGCGACAGCCTGGTGCGGCTGCGCCTCTGCTTCTTGGCGATGGCTTATGGAACCACTATTTTTCATCCTCTGCTTTACGCTTTCACCAGGCAGAAGCTGCGCCGTGCCCTCAAAACACGTGTCAAGAAAAGGGTAGTGTCCCTTCTGCAGGTGGACCCAGCTCCCAGCGGGGGGACAGTTATTCATAACTCctgggtggagggaggaggccaGAGGAAGGCTCGCAAGCCACGGGTGGAGGCCAGCGACGGCACTGATCGCTGCCTCACAGAGGCAGTGAGGGAATGA